One region of Egibacteraceae bacterium genomic DNA includes:
- a CDS encoding GDP-L-fucose synthase, which yields MDLTRAHVLVTGGAGFLGRRLCAVLRDRGVGELTVPRRAEHDLTEQAAVRDLLASTRPDVVVHLAAEVGGIGANRANPGRYFYANAAMGLHLIEEARRVGVAKFVQVGTVCAYPKHTPVPFSEDDLWAGYPEETNAPYGIAKKALLVMLQAYRDQYGLNGIYLLPVNLYGPGDNFDPETSHVIPALIRKFVAARDAGDAFVEVWGTGAATRAFCYVDDAARAVVDATERYDGPDPVNIGAGEEVSIAELARLIATHTGFDGQIRWDTSRPDGQPRRMVDTTRARERFGFTAGVGLDDGLARTIAWWQAQAP from the coding sequence GTGGACCTGACGCGCGCACACGTCCTGGTCACCGGCGGCGCGGGGTTCCTCGGCCGGCGGCTCTGCGCCGTGCTGCGCGACCGCGGGGTGGGCGAGCTGACGGTGCCCCGCCGCGCCGAGCACGACCTCACCGAGCAGGCGGCCGTACGCGACCTGCTCGCGTCCACCCGCCCCGACGTGGTCGTGCACCTGGCCGCCGAGGTCGGCGGCATCGGCGCCAACCGCGCCAACCCCGGGCGCTACTTCTACGCCAACGCCGCCATGGGCCTGCACCTGATCGAGGAGGCCCGCCGGGTCGGGGTCGCCAAGTTCGTCCAGGTCGGCACCGTGTGCGCCTACCCCAAGCACACCCCGGTGCCCTTCAGCGAGGACGACCTGTGGGCGGGCTACCCCGAGGAGACCAACGCGCCCTACGGGATCGCGAAGAAGGCGCTGCTGGTGATGCTGCAGGCCTACCGCGACCAGTACGGGCTGAACGGCATCTACCTGCTGCCGGTCAACTTGTACGGGCCGGGGGACAACTTCGACCCCGAGACCAGCCACGTCATCCCCGCGCTGATCCGCAAGTTCGTCGCCGCCCGCGACGCCGGAGACGCCTTCGTGGAGGTGTGGGGCACCGGGGCGGCCACCCGCGCGTTCTGCTACGTCGACGACGCCGCCCGCGCGGTCGTGGACGCCACCGAGCGCTACGACGGCCCCGACCCCGTCAACATCGGCGCCGGCGAGGAGGTCAGCATCGCCGAGCTGGCGCGCCTGATCGCCACGCACACCGGCTTCGACGGGCAGATCCGCTGGGACACCTCCAGGCCCGACGGGCAGCCCCGGCGCATGGTCGACACCACCCGCGCCCGCGAGCGCTTCGGGTTCACCGCCGGGGTCGGCCTCGACGATGGCCTGGCCCGCACCATCGCCTGGTGGCAGGCCCAGGCGCCATGA
- a CDS encoding helix-turn-helix domain-containing protein translates to MTSFRHLDYGDDVLIDELGPAALDDLLDRGDLQAWAPLLRRIAQDPDGPLAATVLDLCDAHPMYGTSRLWRNWIERRRSSGRHGHSAADGLGELRRRRRLTQTQVADRLGISQSDVSKLERRPDLRLSTLGRYVTATGGRLRLEVRYPAERVELRNLPPPSG, encoded by the coding sequence ATGACGTCCTTCCGCCACCTCGACTACGGCGACGACGTGCTGATCGACGAGTTGGGCCCTGCCGCGCTCGACGACCTGCTGGACCGCGGGGACCTCCAGGCGTGGGCGCCGCTGCTGCGGCGCATCGCGCAGGACCCGGATGGGCCGCTTGCGGCCACGGTCCTCGACCTGTGCGATGCCCACCCCATGTACGGGACGAGCAGGCTGTGGCGGAACTGGATCGAGCGGCGACGCAGCAGCGGCCGGCACGGGCACAGCGCTGCCGATGGCCTCGGTGAGCTGCGCCGCCGCCGGCGTCTCACCCAGACGCAGGTGGCGGATCGGCTCGGGATCAGCCAGTCGGACGTGTCCAAGCTGGAGCGTCGCCCCGACCTGCGCCTGTCCACACTCGGGCGCTACGTGACGGCCACCGGCGGCCGGCTGCGACTGGAGGTGCGCTACCCCGCCGAACGGGTCGAGCTGCGCAACCTTCCGCCGCCCAGCGGCTGA